A region from the Mesorhizobium sp. J8 genome encodes:
- a CDS encoding glutamine synthetase family protein, with protein sequence MSDAIADVLKWLDSRKDIQSLRAAVCDLNGIMRGKRIPVEQARKALEGKLRMPYSAIGLDIWGEDIEGNAQVFSTGDADGLCHWTGRGILPVNWTAHPTALLPVWLADDSGAPYLGDPRRALARILDRYAALGLTPVTATELEFYLVDPTSQRPVGPVSPVTGRRLDSDAALSIDEVDDFEAFIHDIYEACRMQDIPVDTAIAENGVGQFEINLNHVPDALRAADDAVLFKRTVKGIARKHGFAACFMAKPYGERAGNGFHVHFSVLDREGRNIFDDGSDQGSDTMRHAVGGLLAAMAQSTLVFAPHFNSYRRLRPRSYAPTAVAWGYENRMVAIRIPGGPSAARRIEHRVSGADANPYLVLAAILGAALIGIERQLSPGEPTGGEGQGLTLAKLPPDWASAIAAFEAGPRVAEIFPDVLRDAFVACKRQELNTFALNVSDFEIETYLESV encoded by the coding sequence TTGAGCGATGCGATTGCGGACGTTTTGAAGTGGCTGGACAGCAGGAAGGACATCCAGAGCCTCAGGGCTGCGGTGTGCGACCTGAACGGCATCATGCGCGGCAAGCGCATTCCGGTCGAGCAGGCGCGCAAGGCGCTCGAAGGCAAGCTGCGTATGCCCTACTCCGCCATCGGGCTCGACATCTGGGGCGAGGACATCGAAGGCAACGCCCAGGTGTTCTCGACCGGCGACGCCGACGGGCTTTGCCATTGGACGGGCCGCGGCATCCTGCCCGTCAACTGGACGGCGCATCCGACGGCGCTGTTGCCGGTCTGGCTGGCGGATGACAGCGGCGCTCCCTATCTTGGCGATCCGCGCCGGGCGCTGGCCCGCATCCTCGACCGCTACGCCGCGCTCGGCCTGACGCCCGTCACCGCGACCGAGCTCGAATTCTACCTTGTCGACCCGACCTCGCAACGGCCCGTCGGCCCGGTCTCGCCGGTGACCGGGCGGCGCCTCGATTCCGACGCGGCGCTTTCCATCGACGAGGTCGACGATTTCGAAGCCTTCATCCACGATATCTACGAAGCCTGCCGCATGCAGGACATTCCGGTCGATACCGCCATCGCCGAGAACGGCGTCGGCCAGTTCGAGATCAATCTCAACCATGTGCCCGACGCCTTACGCGCCGCGGACGACGCCGTGCTCTTCAAGCGCACCGTCAAGGGCATTGCCCGCAAGCACGGCTTTGCCGCTTGCTTCATGGCCAAGCCCTATGGCGAGCGCGCCGGCAATGGTTTCCATGTCCATTTCAGCGTCCTCGACAGAGAGGGCCGCAACATCTTCGACGACGGCTCGGACCAAGGCTCCGATACGATGCGCCACGCCGTCGGCGGCCTGCTCGCCGCGATGGCCCAGAGCACGCTGGTGTTCGCGCCGCATTTCAACTCCTACCGCCGGCTGCGGCCGCGATCCTATGCGCCGACCGCCGTCGCCTGGGGTTATGAAAACCGCATGGTGGCGATCCGCATTCCTGGCGGCCCTTCGGCCGCGCGACGCATCGAGCATCGCGTCTCCGGCGCAGACGCCAATCCCTATCTGGTGCTGGCGGCGATTCTCGGCGCGGCGTTGATCGGCATCGAGCGCCAGCTCTCGCCAGGCGAGCCGACCGGCGGCGAGGGTCAGGGACTGACGCTCGCCAAGCTGCCGCCCGACTGGGCCTCGGCAATCGCCGCCTTCGAGGCCGGCCCGCGTGTCGCCGAGATCTTCCCGGACGTGCTGCGCGACGCCTTCGTCGCCTGCAAGCGCCAGGAGCTGAACACCTTCGCCCTCAACGTCAGCGACTTCGAGATCGAGACCTATCTGGAGAGCGTCTGA
- a CDS encoding recombinase family protein translates to MTRVALYARYSSDSQRDASIEDQSRLCREQAAREGWSVVGTYQDAAISGASTVLRQGIQHLIRDAQRGRFDVVLAEALDRISRDQADVATLFKHLKFAGVTIVTLAEGEISELHVGLKGTMNALFLKDLALKTHRGLRGRVEKGKAGGGLCYGYRVVKKLDAAGEPVRGDREIVPEEATIVRRIFREFASGKSPKAIAVDLNKENIPGPLGRHWGDTSVRGHVIRGTGVINNELYTGVLVWNRLHFVKDPATGKRVSRPNPPIKWIRTEVPHLRIVEDELWQAVKERQKSIASQFEAVAIATRKARARKLHTMKRPVSLLSGLLTCGCCGGRYGLFTRDRYACLNHQRRGICDNGRTITREKIEQRVLAGLKERLVSADAVAEAIRAYAQETNRLNQERRAQSEQDRKALDKIESAIAGIMAAIEDGLYQPSMKARMEDLEKQKAEIIARLAEAPTDVPNLHPNIAVLYRKRVEQFTQSLDDHEDGRPAAEALRSLIGEIVLTPSDKRGEVHAELRGELFGILEIAKAGQNQRPDNVMTKGASGPRNQSQKTPASRGRACIQLRSPQSETGAQTRP, encoded by the coding sequence ATGACCCGTGTCGCACTCTATGCCCGCTATTCCTCCGACAGCCAACGGGATGCCTCGATCGAGGACCAGTCGAGGCTGTGCCGCGAGCAGGCGGCGCGCGAGGGTTGGAGCGTGGTGGGAACCTATCAGGATGCTGCGATCTCAGGCGCCAGCACAGTCCTGCGGCAGGGCATCCAGCATCTGATACGCGATGCGCAGCGCGGCCGCTTCGATGTGGTGCTGGCCGAGGCGCTCGATCGCATCAGCCGCGACCAGGCGGACGTCGCCACTCTCTTCAAGCATCTCAAATTCGCCGGCGTAACCATCGTCACTCTGGCCGAGGGCGAGATCAGCGAACTGCATGTCGGCCTCAAGGGCACGATGAATGCCCTGTTCCTGAAGGACCTTGCCCTCAAGACCCATCGCGGCCTGCGAGGCAGGGTGGAGAAGGGTAAGGCCGGGGGCGGGCTGTGCTACGGCTACCGGGTGGTGAAGAAACTCGATGCCGCAGGCGAGCCCGTCCGTGGCGACCGCGAGATCGTGCCGGAGGAAGCGACCATCGTGCGCCGCATTTTCCGAGAGTTCGCCTCCGGCAAGAGCCCCAAGGCGATCGCCGTCGACCTCAACAAGGAGAACATTCCCGGTCCGCTCGGCCGGCACTGGGGCGATACCAGCGTGCGCGGGCATGTGATCCGGGGGACCGGCGTCATTAACAACGAGCTCTACACCGGCGTGCTGGTGTGGAACCGCCTGCACTTCGTCAAGGATCCTGCCACTGGCAAGCGCGTCTCTCGGCCCAATCCGCCAATCAAATGGATCCGCACCGAGGTGCCGCACCTCAGGATCGTCGAGGATGAATTGTGGCAGGCCGTGAAGGAGAGACAGAAATCCATCGCCAGCCAGTTCGAGGCGGTGGCGATCGCCACGCGCAAGGCCCGCGCCAGGAAGCTGCACACGATGAAACGGCCGGTCTCTCTGCTTTCCGGCTTGCTTACCTGCGGCTGCTGCGGCGGGCGCTACGGGCTGTTCACTCGCGATCGTTATGCCTGCCTGAACCACCAGCGCCGCGGCATCTGCGACAACGGCCGTACCATCACCCGCGAGAAGATCGAGCAGCGAGTGCTCGCAGGCCTGAAGGAAAGGCTCGTCTCGGCCGATGCCGTGGCTGAAGCGATCAGAGCTTATGCTCAGGAGACCAACCGCCTCAACCAGGAGCGTCGCGCGCAGAGCGAACAGGACCGCAAGGCGCTCGACAAGATTGAGAGCGCCATCGCCGGCATCATGGCCGCGATCGAGGATGGCCTGTACCAACCTTCGATGAAAGCGAGAATGGAAGACCTGGAAAAGCAGAAGGCGGAGATCATCGCGCGTCTAGCCGAGGCGCCCACTGACGTGCCCAACCTGCATCCCAACATCGCGGTTCTCTACCGCAAGCGGGTGGAGCAGTTCACGCAGTCGCTCGACGACCACGAGGACGGACGTCCCGCCGCCGAGGCGTTGCGCTCGTTGATCGGAGAGATCGTGCTCACGCCGAGCGACAAGCGCGGTGAGGTGCATGCCGAGCTACGCGGCGAACTCTTCGGGATCCTCGAAATCGCCAAAGCTGGCCAAAATCAAAGGCCTGACAATGTTATGACAAAAGGGGCATCGGGTCCCCGCAACCAATCTCAAAAAACGCCCGCCTCACGCGGGCGTGCTTGTATCCAGCTCCGCTCCCCGCAATCAGAGACTGGTGCGCAAACCAGGCCCTAA
- a CDS encoding response regulator codes for MEAPIALVLEDEMLIVLDVEAHLAEAGFAVIVARSCEEADRLLGDLTPNLAIVDVELADGSCNAIAGTLAERDVPFIVHSGTPLDERTDVFRKGHFLLKPASMPKLVEIAKAMVEN; via the coding sequence ATGGAAGCGCCGATAGCTCTCGTCCTCGAAGACGAAATGCTCATCGTCCTCGACGTAGAAGCGCATTTGGCCGAAGCTGGCTTTGCGGTGATAGTGGCGCGGTCCTGCGAGGAGGCCGATCGGCTCCTCGGCGATCTCACGCCAAATCTGGCTATAGTCGACGTCGAGCTGGCGGACGGCTCATGCAACGCTATCGCCGGCACACTTGCGGAAAGAGACGTGCCATTCATAGTCCATTCCGGAACCCCTCTGGATGAGAGGACCGACGTGTTCCGCAAGGGCCATTTTCTCCTGAAGCCGGCCTCCATGCCGAAGCTCGTCGAGATTGCCAAGGCGATGGTCGAGAACTGA
- a CDS encoding PAS domain S-box protein, whose amino-acid sequence MRELPLGTAIAEGNAGDDAKFDYRDFFENGAVALHLVGTDGVILHANKAELEMMGYPAEEYVGRHIAEFYRDRDVIEDILGRLCRGEKIVRYPARVRASNGSIKHVEITSSGHFRDGKLINTRCFTVDVTDLELARGEVRRRESAYFQILDALPMAIYTTDAEGTITYYNRAAADLAGRKPEIGKDKYYATFKLFTPNGKELPHDEYPMAIALKENRPVYDRRAIAQRPDGSFFPFQPYPTPIQDEDGNLIGAGNMLLDLTERDRAEDVRNRLSAIVESSFDAIVSKDLNTIITSWNHGAEQLFGYTAEEAIGRSVTMLIPDDRQDEEPRIIERIRRGERVDPFETVRQRKDGSIVPVSLTISPVRNAAGQIIGASKIARDITATKEHEHRIRMLMREVNHRVKNQYSVILSMIRETNKRADNPTAFERQVRERIMALSRSHDLLVSGDWKGVTVFELLLSQAEPFGSEGRISMSGPTIVLNPNAVQHIGIAFHELATNSAKYGVLSGDDGAISVSWEISGSGAQRLFRLTWNETDGPKVQTIGQGGFGSVVLKRVAPQAVLGSGNLDYGDHGIVWTLEAPLPAVEASIVSGA is encoded by the coding sequence ATGAGAGAACTGCCGCTGGGCACAGCTATCGCCGAGGGCAACGCCGGTGACGACGCGAAGTTTGACTACCGCGATTTCTTCGAGAACGGTGCCGTCGCACTGCACCTGGTCGGCACAGATGGCGTGATTCTTCATGCCAACAAGGCTGAACTCGAGATGATGGGCTATCCCGCGGAGGAATATGTCGGCCGGCACATCGCCGAGTTCTATCGTGACCGCGACGTGATTGAAGACATCCTGGGCCGCCTCTGCCGTGGCGAAAAGATCGTGAGGTATCCGGCGCGCGTGAGAGCCTCCAACGGATCGATCAAGCATGTCGAAATCACGTCGAGCGGCCATTTCCGCGATGGCAAGCTGATCAACACCAGATGCTTCACCGTCGATGTAACAGACCTGGAGCTTGCTCGCGGCGAGGTGAGGCGCAGGGAAAGCGCCTATTTCCAGATCCTGGATGCGCTTCCCATGGCCATCTACACGACTGACGCGGAAGGGACGATCACTTACTACAACCGCGCCGCAGCAGACCTCGCGGGCCGGAAGCCCGAAATCGGCAAGGACAAATATTACGCCACATTCAAGCTGTTCACGCCTAACGGCAAGGAACTGCCTCACGACGAATATCCGATGGCGATTGCGCTCAAGGAGAACCGGCCCGTATACGACCGGCGGGCCATAGCCCAACGCCCGGATGGGTCCTTCTTCCCGTTCCAGCCCTACCCGACACCGATACAAGACGAGGATGGCAATCTGATCGGTGCGGGCAATATGTTGCTTGACCTGACGGAGCGCGACCGGGCCGAGGATGTCCGCAATCGTCTGTCGGCCATCGTGGAATCCTCGTTCGATGCCATCGTCAGCAAGGATCTGAACACGATCATCACGAGCTGGAACCACGGTGCCGAACAGCTGTTCGGCTACACGGCCGAGGAGGCCATCGGGCGGTCCGTGACGATGCTGATACCAGACGACCGCCAGGATGAAGAGCCCCGCATCATTGAACGGATCCGCCGCGGGGAACGGGTCGACCCCTTCGAAACGGTACGACAGCGAAAGGACGGCAGCATTGTTCCAGTCTCGCTGACGATATCGCCTGTGCGCAATGCGGCCGGGCAGATCATCGGCGCTTCGAAGATCGCCCGGGATATCACGGCAACGAAGGAGCATGAGCATCGCATTCGCATGCTGATGCGCGAGGTCAACCACAGGGTCAAAAACCAATATTCCGTCATTCTCTCGATGATCAGGGAAACCAACAAGCGGGCGGACAATCCCACAGCTTTCGAACGGCAGGTTCGTGAGCGGATCATGGCCCTGTCACGCTCGCATGATCTCCTTGTCAGCGGCGACTGGAAGGGAGTGACGGTCTTCGAACTCCTGCTGTCGCAGGCTGAGCCGTTCGGCAGCGAGGGACGTATCTCCATGTCCGGGCCGACCATCGTTCTCAACCCCAATGCGGTTCAGCATATCGGCATTGCCTTCCATGAACTGGCCACCAATTCAGCCAAATACGGCGTGCTTTCGGGAGACGACGGAGCGATTTCGGTAAGCTGGGAGATTTCGGGTTCAGGAGCTCAGCGGCTATTCCGGCTTACGTGGAATGAGACAGACGGCCCAAAAGTTCAGACCATTGGACAGGGCGGATTTGGATCGGTGGTGCTGAAGCGGGTAGCTCCCCAGGCGGTCTTGGGCAGCGGCAACCTGGACTACGGCGACCATGGCATCGTCTGGACGCTGGAAGCCCCCCTGCCGGCAGTGGAGGCTTCGATTGTCAGTGGGGCCTAG
- a CDS encoding pilus assembly protein TadG-related protein, producing MAANTRIWDLIREIRQGAGGNVATIFALTLPVVVGGAGLGVETSYWYYSSLKLQAIADAAAYAGALERVQGSDTTTITAAATSSAASNGLGSGTIVVNTPPTSGPNTGKKAVEVILNQNLDRIFTSIFTQTKVPEQARSVALITDASKACVLALNPSASKAALFSGNTSVKLTGCSVMADSIASDAIKVQGSAGLQADCLISAGGISLNNPVTTVCKSPITDALPVSDPFASLPAPAATNPCQTINNGKQAQTLQPGTYCSGMSLSGTVTLSPGVYVVQGNMKINANAVVLGSGVTIFMAGSNTVSINGNATVTLSAPTSGTYSGVLFYGDRAGSSASSTFNGTATSLLTGAIYFPKQQVSYLGNFSGVNGCTQVVADTIQWSGNSTINQDCSSLGMKDMPAAQSVAVVE from the coding sequence GTGGCAGCGAATACGCGCATTTGGGATCTAATTCGGGAAATCCGCCAGGGAGCTGGCGGAAACGTTGCGACCATCTTCGCGCTGACCCTGCCCGTTGTCGTCGGCGGCGCAGGACTGGGTGTTGAGACCTCGTATTGGTATTATTCGAGCCTAAAGCTGCAGGCGATCGCCGACGCTGCCGCCTACGCCGGCGCGCTGGAAAGGGTTCAGGGGTCAGATACGACGACCATCACCGCGGCTGCCACGTCGTCAGCGGCCTCGAACGGACTGGGCAGCGGCACCATCGTCGTCAACACGCCGCCAACCTCGGGGCCGAACACTGGCAAGAAGGCGGTGGAGGTGATCCTCAACCAGAACCTCGACCGGATATTCACCTCCATCTTCACCCAGACCAAGGTGCCAGAACAGGCGAGGTCAGTCGCGCTAATCACGGACGCTTCAAAGGCCTGTGTTCTGGCGCTAAATCCCTCAGCCTCGAAGGCGGCGCTGTTTTCCGGCAACACGAGCGTTAAGCTCACCGGCTGCTCGGTCATGGCGGATTCGATTGCCAGCGACGCCATCAAGGTGCAGGGCTCGGCAGGCCTGCAGGCCGACTGCCTCATCTCTGCGGGCGGCATTTCGCTGAACAACCCGGTGACCACGGTTTGCAAGTCACCGATCACCGACGCGCTGCCCGTCTCCGATCCGTTCGCCAGCCTGCCGGCACCCGCTGCTACCAACCCCTGCCAGACCATCAACAACGGCAAGCAAGCGCAAACGCTCCAGCCCGGGACCTATTGCAGCGGCATGAGTCTGAGCGGCACCGTCACGCTTTCCCCCGGGGTGTATGTCGTCCAGGGCAATATGAAGATTAATGCCAACGCGGTTGTTTTAGGCAGCGGCGTGACCATCTTCATGGCCGGCAGCAACACCGTAAGCATTAACGGCAACGCCACCGTGACGCTGAGCGCGCCCACCTCGGGCACCTATTCGGGAGTGCTGTTCTACGGCGACAGAGCAGGCAGCAGCGCCTCCAGCACCTTCAACGGCACCGCGACTTCGCTGTTGACCGGCGCCATCTACTTTCCCAAACAGCAGGTCAGCTATCTCGGCAATTTCTCTGGCGTGAACGGATGCACGCAGGTCGTCGCCGACACTATCCAGTGGTCGGGCAATTCGACCATCAACCAAGACTGCTCAAGCTTGGGGATGAAGGACATGCCGGCCGCCCAGTCGGTTGCCGTGGTCGAGTAA
- a CDS encoding pyridoxamine 5'-phosphate oxidase family protein — protein sequence MQENNEFVDKFWHSIRSDMTAMVGAGSVRPRPMTAQFDGAQPVIYFFTSKETDLAKAADSAPKAQLIYAAKGHDLFATVDGTLEVRNDPELIERLWNRFVAAWFEGGKDDPKLCLLRFDPGSAEVWKDASSLVAGVKMFLGVGDPKEDYKDDVAEVKLGRG from the coding sequence ATGCAGGAAAATAACGAGTTTGTCGATAAATTTTGGCATTCAATCCGATCCGACATGACGGCCATGGTGGGGGCCGGATCGGTGAGGCCCCGGCCTATGACCGCGCAGTTTGATGGCGCGCAGCCTGTGATCTACTTTTTCACTTCCAAAGAGACGGACCTTGCGAAAGCAGCGGATTCTGCCCCCAAGGCGCAGTTGATTTACGCCGCGAAAGGCCATGACCTATTCGCGACGGTAGATGGCACGTTGGAGGTGCGCAACGATCCGGAACTGATCGAGCGGCTTTGGAATCGCTTTGTGGCGGCGTGGTTCGAAGGCGGAAAGGACGATCCGAAGCTATGCCTGCTGCGTTTCGATCCTGGCTCAGCTGAAGTTTGGAAGGATGCGTCAAGCCTTGTCGCCGGCGTGAAGATGTTCCTGGGCGTGGGTGATCCAAAGGAAGACTACAAGGATGACGTCGCCGAGGTGAAATTGGGTCGCGGCTAA
- a CDS encoding PAS domain-containing sensor histidine kinase, with translation MVVDLEYRWLAINRTAADEFERIFGWRPEVGTNMSDLIAGRSENKAAIKGLWSRALGGEEFTTIEALGNPGRDQRHYEMKFSVLRDKDGRRIGAYQFVYDVTDRLEAEKRLAEAQEALRQSQKMEAVGQLAGGIAHDFNNLLTVIIGGLGQLERGIASISDQNLTTRLRRSCEMAQQASQRSAKLTARLLAFSRRQPLDPKPIDANRLIADLADMLARTLGEEVRLEVITAPGLWMAHADVNELENAILNLAVNARDAMPEGGRLTIETGNTFLDDDYVSTIAEPVAAGQYVLIAVTDTGVGMDAGTLARVFEPFFTTKPVGQGTGLGLSQVYGFIRQSNGHVRIYSELGQGTTVKLYLPRFAASAQPDRHAPDSTGRLGGDETILVVEDHDDLRSYSVGVLQELGYRVLEAPNGPAALDLLTRVDRVDLLFTDVVLPAGMDGRRLADEALRLRPELRVLFTTGYSRNAIVHNGRLDPGVQLLPKPFTFDALAAKVRSVLDQPKTTL, from the coding sequence ATGGTGGTGGATCTTGAGTATCGCTGGCTCGCTATTAACCGGACCGCTGCAGATGAGTTCGAGCGAATTTTCGGCTGGCGACCCGAGGTGGGGACGAATATGTCCGATCTCATTGCCGGCCGATCCGAGAACAAGGCCGCCATCAAGGGGCTTTGGAGCCGCGCGCTCGGCGGCGAGGAGTTCACTACAATCGAGGCGCTTGGCAATCCGGGGCGCGATCAGCGCCACTACGAGATGAAGTTCAGCGTCCTGCGCGACAAGGATGGACGCCGCATCGGAGCCTACCAGTTTGTCTATGACGTGACCGATCGTCTCGAGGCGGAAAAGCGGCTCGCCGAGGCGCAGGAGGCATTGCGGCAATCCCAAAAGATGGAGGCTGTCGGCCAACTCGCTGGGGGTATCGCCCACGATTTCAATAACCTGCTCACAGTCATCATCGGCGGATTGGGGCAGTTGGAGCGAGGGATCGCGTCAATTTCCGACCAGAACCTGACGACCCGATTGCGGCGCTCGTGCGAGATGGCACAGCAGGCGAGTCAACGCTCGGCCAAGCTCACCGCGCGTCTGCTCGCCTTCTCGCGACGCCAACCGTTAGATCCCAAGCCGATCGATGCCAATAGGCTCATTGCGGACTTGGCAGACATGCTGGCGCGGACCTTGGGAGAGGAGGTTCGCCTAGAAGTTATCACAGCGCCCGGTCTCTGGATGGCGCACGCGGACGTGAACGAACTCGAAAACGCAATCTTGAACCTGGCGGTCAACGCCCGGGACGCCATGCCGGAGGGCGGCCGCCTCACGATCGAGACAGGGAACACCTTCCTCGATGACGATTATGTTTCGACAATTGCAGAGCCCGTCGCCGCAGGCCAGTACGTACTGATCGCTGTGACCGACACCGGGGTGGGCATGGATGCCGGCACGCTCGCGCGCGTCTTCGAGCCCTTCTTCACGACGAAGCCCGTTGGCCAGGGCACGGGCCTTGGGCTAAGCCAAGTCTACGGGTTCATTCGCCAGAGCAATGGACATGTGCGCATCTATTCCGAACTTGGCCAGGGCACGACGGTGAAGCTTTATCTGCCAAGATTTGCAGCGTCGGCGCAACCGGACCGACACGCGCCTGATTCCACGGGGAGACTCGGAGGCGATGAAACGATTCTTGTTGTCGAGGACCACGACGATCTAAGGAGCTATTCCGTCGGCGTGTTGCAGGAACTCGGCTACCGCGTTCTTGAGGCGCCGAACGGCCCAGCGGCGTTGGATCTCCTCACTCGCGTCGACCGTGTTGACTTGCTCTTTACCGACGTCGTGCTCCCTGCGGGAATGGATGGACGACGCTTGGCTGATGAAGCGTTGCGGCTCAGGCCGGAATTGAGGGTGCTGTTCACGACGGGCTACTCGCGAAATGCCATTGTGCACAACGGCCGGCTGGACCCGGGCGTCCAGCTGTTGCCTAAGCCTTTTACTTTCGATGCACTTGCCGCCAAGGTCCGATCCGTTCTCGACCAGCCTAAGACTACTCTATAG
- a CDS encoding HlyD family type I secretion periplasmic adaptor subunit, with amino-acid sequence MTDVAATYRSLPDVVNAGADADSIRGPVWVGLLIIAAFFGVFGGWAAVAPLNGAVLADAMVKVEGNRKSVQHFDGGTVKEIRVKDGDIVKAGDVLVVLDDTRARSEFNLYSQQYALLRATDARIRAELDGSAAVAFPKDIAAEHQGYLQDAMANQITDLESQRASMAGATKILQKRIAELEEQIEGKEARVESYRAQLKSTVDEKAGLNKLLKAGLTTRTRILELDRSASDLQGLIDQALGEIAGNRQNKAELQSQIAQLTNERRAKLSAMLIDTQSNLSDLVPKMFAAQATVNRAEVRAPYDGQVMDLTVFSTGAVVTPGQTILDIVPTRNSLIVQAQVRVEDISSLRQDMTAEVRFTSYKQRTTPVIRGRVTRISADRVTDAKTGFPYYVADIAVDQRELAATPQIQLYPGMPAQVTIVTEERTALDYVLGPLTASLHTAFRQK; translated from the coding sequence ATGACCGATGTCGCCGCCACGTACCGCAGTCTGCCCGACGTCGTCAACGCGGGCGCCGACGCGGATTCGATCCGAGGGCCCGTCTGGGTCGGTTTGCTCATCATCGCTGCGTTCTTCGGCGTATTCGGCGGCTGGGCGGCGGTCGCGCCGCTCAACGGCGCCGTGCTTGCCGACGCGATGGTGAAGGTCGAGGGCAACCGCAAGAGCGTTCAGCACTTCGATGGCGGCACCGTGAAGGAAATCCGCGTGAAGGACGGCGACATCGTCAAGGCAGGCGATGTGCTGGTCGTGCTAGACGACACGCGTGCCCGTTCGGAGTTCAACCTCTACTCCCAGCAATATGCGCTGCTGCGCGCAACGGATGCGCGCATTCGCGCCGAGCTCGACGGCAGCGCGGCGGTCGCCTTCCCCAAGGATATTGCCGCTGAGCATCAGGGCTATCTGCAGGACGCAATGGCCAACCAGATCACCGACCTCGAGAGCCAGCGCGCCTCGATGGCCGGCGCCACGAAGATCCTGCAAAAGCGGATCGCCGAACTCGAGGAGCAGATCGAGGGCAAGGAGGCGCGCGTGGAATCTTACCGCGCGCAGCTCAAGTCGACCGTTGACGAGAAAGCGGGTCTAAACAAGCTGCTGAAGGCCGGTTTGACGACGCGCACCCGCATTTTGGAACTCGACCGCTCCGCATCCGACCTGCAGGGCCTCATAGACCAGGCGCTCGGCGAGATTGCCGGGAATCGCCAAAACAAGGCGGAACTCCAAAGTCAGATCGCGCAGCTGACCAATGAGCGTCGCGCGAAACTGTCGGCCATGTTGATCGACACGCAGTCGAACCTTTCCGACCTTGTGCCGAAGATGTTTGCCGCGCAAGCCACCGTGAACCGGGCCGAAGTGCGCGCGCCCTATGATGGCCAGGTGATGGACCTGACGGTCTTTTCGACCGGCGCGGTCGTCACCCCCGGCCAGACCATCCTCGACATCGTTCCGACGAGGAATTCGCTGATCGTGCAGGCCCAGGTCCGGGTCGAGGACATATCCAGCCTGCGCCAGGACATGACGGCCGAAGTCCGATTTACCTCCTACAAGCAGCGCACGACACCGGTCATCCGCGGCCGCGTTACTCGCATCTCGGCGGACCGTGTGACCGACGCCAAGACTGGTTTTCCGTATTATGTCGCCGACATTGCGGTGGACCAGCGGGAACTCGCCGCGACACCACAGATCCAGCTCTATCCCGGCATGCCGGCGCAGGTTACGATCGTGACCGAGGAACGCACCGCGCTGGATTATGTTCTGGGACCACTGACGGCGTCCTTGCACACCGCGTTCCGGCAGAAGTAG